A single window of Egibacteraceae bacterium DNA harbors:
- the ftsH gene encoding ATP-dependent zinc metalloprotease FtsH, whose amino-acid sequence MAATVALLVLYAGALVWLRPPSPGVELSLDAVQAQALAGEVAQAELLDQDARIVGTLAGDEAFWVAYPSSDAATSELLANLVAGGAQVSVDAQTAKATVRFVAQFLLPLMILASLFGLLFYLARGSGGSGTEDFLLFGRLGDKRTRDGDRPKTTFADVAAAQTEIAELAEVRDYLDDPTRYKAMGALPPKGVLLVGPPGCGKTLLARAVAGEADAAFFSLSGSEFVESLVGVGAARVRDLFAQARAAAPAIIFIDELDGAGRQRGAGLGGGHDEREQTLNELLVQMDGFSPTEGLVVMGATNRPDILDPALLRAGRFDRRIGVELPDAEGREAILVLHAKTRRLGDPRNDLAVVARRTAGFTGADLANVVNEAALLAVRWGHHEITRTHLEEAVERVISGPKRKTRLLDAGDKHRVAVHEAGHVLVAAAVGKAAKLEKVSIVARGQGVGHLAVLADDTAVPTRSDMAARITIAMAGVAAEELILGEPSVGSEADLERATDTARDMAGRYGMSPRIGRVRILQAHGEVFLGRDYLANGEVSQPTLEALDTEVRQILDDQEATAHAILAAHPDTLDTLVAALLEHETLQGDQLSRLLADVEHHDPSGNGKAAAGAKATPKRRT is encoded by the coding sequence GTGGCGGCCACGGTCGCGCTATTAGTGTTGTACGCGGGGGCGTTGGTGTGGCTGCGTCCCCCCTCGCCGGGGGTGGAGCTGAGTTTGGATGCGGTGCAGGCGCAGGCGTTGGCGGGTGAGGTGGCGCAGGCGGAGCTGTTGGACCAGGACGCACGGATCGTTGGGACGCTTGCGGGTGACGAGGCGTTTTGGGTGGCGTATCCGTCCAGCGACGCGGCCACCAGCGAGTTGTTGGCCAACTTGGTCGCTGGGGGCGCGCAGGTCAGCGTGGACGCGCAGACGGCCAAGGCCACGGTGCGGTTCGTCGCCCAGTTCTTGTTGCCGTTGATGATCCTGGCGTCGCTGTTTGGCCTGTTGTTCTATCTGGCGCGCGGGTCGGGGGGTTCGGGCACCGAGGACTTCTTGCTGTTCGGCCGGTTGGGCGACAAGCGCACCCGCGACGGCGACCGCCCAAAGACGACGTTCGCGGATGTGGCGGCGGCGCAGACCGAGATCGCTGAGTTGGCGGAGGTACGGGACTATCTGGATGATCCGACCCGGTACAAGGCGATGGGGGCGTTGCCGCCCAAGGGGGTGTTGCTGGTCGGCCCGCCCGGGTGCGGCAAGACGCTGCTGGCAAGAGCGGTGGCCGGGGAGGCCGACGCGGCGTTCTTCAGCCTGTCGGGGTCGGAGTTCGTCGAGTCGCTGGTAGGTGTGGGTGCGGCCAGGGTACGCGACTTGTTCGCGCAGGCGCGGGCGGCGGCGCCGGCGATCATCTTCATCGACGAGCTCGACGGGGCCGGACGCCAACGCGGCGCCGGGCTTGGCGGGGGCCACGACGAGCGTGAGCAGACCCTCAACGAGTTGTTGGTGCAGATGGACGGGTTCTCCCCGACCGAGGGGCTGGTGGTGATGGGCGCGACCAACCGGCCTGACATCTTGGACCCGGCGTTGTTGCGGGCGGGCCGGTTTGACCGGCGTATCGGGGTGGAGCTGCCCGACGCCGAGGGCCGCGAGGCGATCCTGGTGTTGCACGCCAAGACCCGCCGGCTTGGCGATCCCCGCAACGATTTGGCGGTGGTGGCCCGGCGCACGGCGGGGTTCACGGGTGCGGACCTGGCCAATGTGGTCAACGAGGCGGCGCTGCTGGCGGTGCGGTGGGGTCACCACGAGATCACCCGCACCCATCTGGAGGAGGCGGTGGAGCGGGTGATCTCGGGGCCCAAGCGCAAAACCAGGCTGCTGGACGCGGGCGACAAACACCGGGTGGCGGTTCACGAGGCCGGCCACGTGCTGGTGGCCGCCGCGGTCGGCAAAGCCGCCAAGTTGGAGAAGGTGTCGATCGTGGCCCGCGGGCAGGGGGTGGGCCATCTGGCGGTGCTGGCCGATGACACCGCGGTGCCGACCCGCAGTGACATGGCCGCGCGGATCACCATCGCGATGGCCGGCGTGGCCGCCGAGGAGCTCATCCTCGGTGAGCCCTCGGTGGGCAGTGAGGCGGATCTGGAACGTGCGACCGACACCGCCCGCGACATGGCCGGGCGCTACGGGATGAGCCCACGCATCGGGCGGGTGCGCATCCTGCAAGCCCACGGCGAGGTGTTCCTGGGCCGCGACTATCTCGCCAACGGGGAGGTGTCCCAACCCACCCTGGAGGCCTTGGACACCGAGGTCCGCCAGATCCTGGATGACCAGGAAGCCACCGCCCACGCCATCCTGGCCGCCCACCCCGACACCCTCGACACGCTGGTCGCCGCGCTGCTCGAGCACGAGACCCTCCAGGGCGACCAGCTCAGCCGTCTGCTCGCCGACGTCGAACACCACGACCCCTCCGGGAATGGCAAGGCCGCGGCCGGCGCCAAGGCCACCCCCAAGCGGCGCACGTAG